In the Tistrella bauzanensis genome, one interval contains:
- a CDS encoding alpha/beta fold hydrolase, which yields MTIFERADASLLPGFTRRFIDIAGRPLLVVTGGKGPPLLMLHGDPQTHLCWHHLASKLADRFSIVLPDIRGRGESHKPGHIEGRNAYL from the coding sequence ATGACCATCTTTGAACGCGCCGACGCCAGCCTCCTGCCCGGATTCACGCGCCGGTTCATCGACATCGCAGGCAGGCCGCTTCTCGTGGTGACGGGTGGCAAGGGTCCGCCCTTGCTGATGCTGCATGGCGACCCGCAAACCCATCTGTGCTGGCATCATCTGGCGTCAAAGCTGGCGGACCGGTTTTCGATCGTGCTGCCCGATATCCGGGGGCGAGGGGAAAGCCATAAGCCCGGCCATATCGAGGGGCGGAACGCTTATTTATAG